In the Nitrospira sp. genome, one interval contains:
- a CDS encoding multidrug efflux RND transporter permease subunit produces MNLSVFIDRPIFASVLSIIIIVVGLVAMQSLPISQFPEITPPVVQIEADYPGASAEVVAESVARPIELQLPGIDNLLYFDSTSTNDGHMSIRLTFQIGTNVDIAQVQAQNRQKLAEPQLPPEVVRQGITVKKMSPDLLAVMVMQSDDPQQDAFFLSNFVTLRILDNIKRLPGVGDASVFGQQNYSMRLILDPVRMAQLSLTPTDIANVVREQNRDFPAGTIGREPMPVATELTLPLITDGRMSDVREFEEMIVRALPNGSMVRLKDVARVELGAQSYVLEGRYNRKPTALLLTFLSPGANALDTVKRVRAEMERMKRVFPPGVTYDIPYDTTRFVEVSIHEVIATLRDAMILVLLVVYLFLQSWRATLIPALAVPVSLIGTFAGMAALGFSINTLTLFGLVLAIGIVVDDAIVVVENVERHMANGLSPKDAAKKAMGEVAGPVIAIVLILCAVFVPVGFLGGITGQLYKQFAITIAVSVIISGFVALTLSPALCALLLKPSHESHRGLFGLFNRAFDRIQIRYTSGVSLMLKHGVLSLVLFGLLLVVAAGLFRTIPMAFLPDEDQGYFITVVQLPDGASKKRTDAVLDKVEEYYHTLPAIYGTQVLSGQNFVFNTRGTNTATMFTPLKPWDERTSKQDHAKSIIGGAFREFAKIPGALVLAFNAPSIRGLGATGGFSLQLQDPSGGDFKRFGAVAQEFVAKARQDPAIGSVSTSFRVSAPRVQAKINRERAKALGVPISEVFDTLQAYFGNLYVNDFVKFGRVYRVQTEAEPQYRARPTDISKIYVRATNGQGVSMIPLDTVVTTTYSSGPDPVTHFNGFNTALVLGSAAPGYSSGQALDALERAAKEVLLPQGFDIDWSGISYQERKAGTQSVVAFGFGLLMVFLVLAAQYESWSVPFAVILAVPFGVFGALTAVWLLGMSNDIYFQIGLVTLIGLAAKNAILIVEFANQRYAHGLSLKDAAIEAARLRFRPILMTSMAFILGVVPLLLASGAGAASRHSIGTGVFGGMLAATFLAVFFVPLFFVIVRSFVRPAARPVPTGGAEGVQPGSTSIPRAGGE; encoded by the coding sequence ATGAACCTGAGTGTGTTTATCGATCGTCCGATTTTCGCGTCGGTTCTCTCCATCATCATCATCGTGGTGGGACTGGTTGCGATGCAATCCCTGCCCATCTCTCAATTTCCGGAAATCACGCCGCCGGTGGTGCAGATCGAGGCCGATTATCCGGGAGCCAGTGCGGAGGTCGTGGCGGAATCCGTGGCGCGCCCGATCGAACTGCAGCTCCCGGGCATCGATAACCTTCTCTACTTCGATTCGACGAGTACGAACGATGGGCACATGAGCATCCGGCTCACGTTCCAGATCGGGACCAACGTCGATATTGCGCAGGTCCAGGCCCAAAATCGACAGAAACTGGCCGAGCCACAGCTGCCGCCTGAAGTCGTGCGGCAAGGGATCACGGTCAAGAAAATGTCGCCGGACCTCCTGGCCGTCATGGTCATGCAATCGGACGATCCGCAACAGGATGCCTTTTTTCTCTCTAACTTTGTCACGCTGCGTATCCTCGACAACATCAAGCGCCTGCCGGGCGTCGGTGACGCGTCGGTGTTCGGGCAACAGAACTACAGCATGCGGCTGATCCTCGATCCGGTTCGCATGGCGCAGCTCAGTTTGACGCCGACGGATATCGCGAACGTCGTGCGCGAACAGAATCGGGATTTTCCCGCCGGCACGATCGGTCGGGAACCGATGCCGGTGGCCACCGAACTCACGCTCCCACTGATTACCGACGGCCGGATGTCGGATGTCCGCGAGTTCGAAGAGATGATCGTACGGGCCCTGCCGAACGGTTCCATGGTCCGGCTCAAGGATGTGGCGCGAGTGGAACTGGGCGCGCAGTCGTACGTTCTCGAAGGCCGCTATAATCGCAAACCGACCGCCCTCCTCCTCACGTTTCTGTCGCCCGGCGCCAATGCGCTCGACACCGTCAAGCGGGTCCGCGCCGAAATGGAGCGCATGAAGAGAGTGTTTCCGCCCGGTGTCACGTACGACATTCCCTACGACACCACGCGTTTCGTCGAGGTCTCCATTCACGAAGTCATCGCCACGTTGCGCGATGCCATGATTCTCGTCCTGCTGGTCGTGTATCTCTTCTTGCAAAGTTGGCGCGCCACGTTGATTCCCGCATTGGCGGTTCCGGTGTCCTTGATCGGCACGTTCGCAGGCATGGCTGCCCTGGGCTTTTCGATCAACACGCTGACGCTGTTCGGGTTGGTGCTCGCCATCGGGATCGTGGTGGACGACGCCATCGTGGTCGTCGAGAACGTGGAACGCCACATGGCGAACGGATTGTCGCCGAAAGACGCGGCGAAGAAAGCCATGGGCGAAGTCGCCGGTCCCGTCATCGCCATCGTGCTGATTCTCTGCGCCGTGTTTGTGCCGGTGGGGTTTCTCGGGGGTATTACCGGTCAGTTGTATAAGCAGTTCGCCATCACGATCGCGGTCTCCGTCATCATCTCGGGATTCGTGGCCTTGACCCTCAGCCCCGCACTCTGTGCGTTGCTCTTGAAGCCGAGTCACGAATCTCACCGAGGCCTGTTCGGACTCTTCAACCGCGCATTCGATCGGATTCAAATCCGCTATACGAGCGGCGTGAGCCTCATGTTGAAACATGGGGTGCTGTCACTGGTACTGTTCGGTCTGCTCCTCGTGGTCGCTGCCGGTCTGTTTCGCACGATTCCGATGGCGTTTTTGCCGGATGAAGACCAGGGGTATTTCATCACTGTCGTGCAGCTCCCGGACGGAGCCTCGAAAAAACGGACGGATGCCGTGCTGGATAAAGTGGAGGAGTACTACCACACCCTCCCTGCGATCTACGGGACACAAGTCCTGTCGGGGCAGAACTTTGTCTTTAATACGCGGGGCACCAACACCGCGACGATGTTCACACCGCTCAAACCGTGGGATGAGCGGACGAGCAAGCAGGATCATGCGAAGTCGATTATCGGCGGCGCGTTCAGAGAGTTTGCCAAGATTCCCGGTGCGCTGGTGCTGGCTTTCAATGCGCCTTCGATCCGCGGGCTCGGCGCGACCGGCGGGTTCTCCCTGCAGCTTCAAGACCCGAGCGGAGGGGACTTCAAAAGGTTCGGCGCCGTGGCGCAGGAATTCGTCGCCAAGGCGAGACAAGACCCTGCCATCGGATCGGTCAGTACGAGTTTCCGCGTGAGCGCTCCGCGCGTGCAGGCGAAAATCAATCGGGAACGGGCCAAAGCGCTCGGGGTACCGATTTCTGAAGTTTTCGATACGCTCCAAGCCTATTTCGGGAATCTGTATGTGAACGATTTTGTCAAGTTCGGCCGCGTGTATCGCGTCCAAACCGAAGCCGAACCCCAGTACCGCGCACGCCCGACAGACATCAGCAAAATCTATGTACGGGCGACGAACGGACAGGGGGTTTCGATGATTCCGCTCGATACGGTTGTCACGACCACCTATTCCAGCGGGCCCGATCCTGTCACCCATTTTAACGGGTTCAACACCGCGCTCGTGCTCGGGTCCGCGGCGCCGGGATACAGTTCCGGCCAGGCGCTCGATGCCTTGGAACGGGCGGCCAAAGAGGTGCTCCTCCCGCAGGGCTTCGACATCGATTGGAGCGGCATTTCCTATCAGGAGCGTAAGGCGGGAACACAATCGGTGGTCGCGTTCGGGTTCGGGCTGCTGATGGTGTTTCTAGTACTGGCCGCGCAATACGAGAGCTGGAGTGTTCCCTTCGCGGTCATTTTGGCCGTACCGTTCGGTGTGTTCGGCGCGCTGACTGCCGTGTGGCTGTTAGGAATGTCCAACGACATTTATTTCCAAATCGGCCTGGTCACCCTCATTGGGCTTGCGGCGAAGAACGCCATCCTGATTGTGGAGTTTGCCAATCAGCGCTATGCGCACGGACTCTCGCTGAAGGACGCCGCGATCGAAGCAGCACGGTTGCGGTTCCGGCCGATTCTCATGACCTCGATGGCGTTCATTCTTGGCGTGGTGCCCTTGCTGCTGGCCAGCGGCGCCGGGGCCGCCAGTCGCCATTCGATCGGCACAGGCGTCTTCGGCGGGATGCTGGCCGCAACCTTCCTGGCCGTCTTTTTTGTGCCCTTGTTCTTCGTGATCGTCCGCTCGTTCGTCCGACCGGCAGCGAGACCGGTTCCGACGGGCGGAGCCGAAGGAGTTCAGCCCGGATCGACCTCGATACCCAGAGCGGGAGGAGAGTGA
- a CDS encoding efflux transporter outer membrane subunit, which yields MRIVVLMGVAALLSACAMGPDYSRPDIPVTDSFRMAGEEKDLPSLADMPWWELYRDEALQKLIRISLEENKDLERAVATVEEFEARLFIARTDYAPQMTATANGPVVRRGGVRFPGFANPFNYYLQGNLAWEIDVWGRIRRSNEAARADLLAREDNRRAIVLQLVGGVAQSYFDLRQFDLQLEIAERTLKAWNESVRISQARHRQGLIDRLDVEQFQAERENAAARIADLKRQMIQKENELSVLLGRNPGQIPRGLSLTGQMMPPVVPAGLPSELLQRRPDIVQAEQQLAAATARIGAAKADRFPKISLTGTLGIANPSLSKLFTPGGDFGVLGPGLTGSLLNAQALGFQQDAAEAQARQAVAQYKQTILVAFKEVEDALVGVSTAREQEAAQDRQVNALQAALRLANLRYKGGLANYLDVLIAQRNLFDAELSLASTRRFYLTSVVQLYKALGGGWSLEEQGRARPMAAAGGAQSN from the coding sequence ATGCGCATTGTCGTGTTGATGGGAGTGGCCGCACTGCTGTCGGCCTGTGCAATGGGGCCGGATTACTCGCGGCCCGACATTCCCGTCACCGATTCGTTTCGGATGGCCGGGGAGGAGAAAGATCTGCCATCGCTCGCCGACATGCCCTGGTGGGAACTCTATCGCGATGAGGCACTCCAGAAACTAATCCGCATTTCGCTGGAGGAGAACAAGGACCTTGAACGCGCCGTCGCGACCGTCGAGGAATTCGAGGCCCGGCTGTTCATCGCGCGGACCGACTATGCGCCGCAAATGACCGCAACGGCCAACGGTCCCGTGGTGCGGCGAGGCGGTGTCCGATTTCCTGGATTCGCCAACCCCTTCAACTATTACTTGCAGGGCAATCTCGCTTGGGAAATCGATGTCTGGGGGCGCATCCGCCGCTCCAACGAAGCCGCACGGGCCGACCTATTGGCCCGGGAAGATAACCGGCGCGCGATCGTGCTGCAGTTAGTCGGAGGTGTGGCGCAGTCGTATTTCGATCTGCGGCAGTTCGATCTGCAATTGGAAATCGCCGAGCGCACCTTGAAGGCGTGGAATGAATCGGTTCGTATCAGCCAGGCACGCCACAGACAGGGATTGATCGACCGGCTGGATGTCGAGCAGTTCCAGGCCGAGCGGGAAAACGCGGCTGCCCGTATCGCTGATTTGAAACGCCAAATGATTCAAAAAGAAAATGAACTGAGCGTGTTATTGGGGAGAAATCCCGGTCAGATTCCTCGGGGCCTGTCGTTGACCGGGCAAATGATGCCACCCGTCGTGCCGGCCGGCCTGCCCTCCGAGCTGCTGCAGCGGCGCCCGGATATCGTGCAAGCTGAGCAGCAGTTGGCGGCGGCGACCGCCAGGATCGGGGCGGCCAAGGCCGACCGCTTTCCGAAAATCTCCCTGACCGGGACGTTGGGCATCGCCAACCCGAGCTTATCGAAGTTGTTTACCCCCGGCGGCGATTTCGGGGTGTTGGGTCCGGGGCTGACCGGCTCGTTGCTGAATGCGCAGGCACTCGGGTTCCAGCAGGATGCGGCCGAGGCTCAGGCTCGTCAGGCGGTGGCCCAATACAAGCAGACGATCCTCGTCGCGTTCAAAGAAGTTGAAGATGCGCTGGTGGGCGTCAGCACCGCCCGCGAGCAGGAGGCGGCGCAAGATCGACAGGTCAATGCGTTGCAAGCGGCGCTGCGACTCGCCAATCTCCGCTATAAAGGCGGCCTGGCGAACTATCTGGACGTGCTGATCGCGCAACGCAATCTGTTCGACGCCGAACTCTCCCTGGCCTCGACCCGTCGTTTCTATCTGACGTCGGTGGTCCAACTCTACAAAGCGTTGGGGGGAGGGTGGTCACTAGAGGAACAGGGGCGGGCGCGGCCGATGGCGGCTGCCGGCGGAGCGCAATCCAATTGA
- a CDS encoding MBL fold metallo-hydrolase, translating to MPISKWFPCWLIIGCLLMLSAEAAAQSSRPDDEITKLADDVYLFRHQFHQAIFITTPKGVIVTDPINADAAAWLNAEIKKLTDQPVRYVIYSHHHNDHITGGSVFAGQAIFVSHALARPNILQAADPTTPVPDLTFTDRMSIDLGGTQVELIYTGKNHSDNSVVMLLPQRKLLFAVDFIPVETVAYRTLKSDYPDEWIESLKKVEQLDFEVLVPGHGKIGRKDHVRLFRGYLEDLRAAVLEHVKQGRSLEESKQAVRLPKYEQWQRYADWLPENVEGMYRYLSQVNH from the coding sequence ATGCCGATTTCGAAATGGTTCCCCTGTTGGCTGATCATCGGCTGTCTGTTGATGCTCAGTGCAGAAGCGGCGGCCCAATCATCCCGACCCGATGATGAAATCACCAAGCTGGCCGACGACGTGTATCTGTTCCGGCATCAATTCCATCAGGCCATTTTTATCACGACGCCGAAGGGAGTGATCGTTACCGACCCGATCAACGCCGATGCGGCCGCTTGGCTGAACGCCGAGATCAAGAAGCTCACGGATCAGCCGGTGCGGTATGTCATCTACAGCCATCACCATAACGACCACATCACCGGCGGCAGCGTCTTTGCCGGGCAGGCGATCTTTGTCAGCCATGCTCTGGCCCGGCCGAACATTCTGCAGGCGGCGGATCCGACAACCCCCGTTCCGGACCTCACCTTCACCGACCGCATGTCCATCGATCTCGGCGGCACACAGGTCGAATTGATTTACACGGGCAAGAACCATTCGGACAACAGCGTGGTGATGCTGCTGCCGCAGCGCAAACTGCTGTTCGCCGTTGATTTCATTCCCGTCGAAACCGTCGCCTACCGCACACTGAAAAGCGACTATCCCGACGAGTGGATCGAGTCGCTCAAGAAGGTGGAACAGTTGGATTTCGAGGTGCTCGTGCCAGGCCACGGGAAGATCGGCAGGAAGGACCACGTGCGCTTGTTTCGCGGCTATCTCGAAGATCTCCGTGCTGCCGTCCTCGAGCATGTGAAGCAAGGCCGCAGCCTGGAAGAAAGCAAGCAGGCCGTGCGGCTTCCGAAATACGAGCAGTGGCAGCGTTATGCCGATTGGTTACCGGAGAACGTGGAAGGGATGTATCGCTATCTGTCGCAGGTGAACCACTAA
- a CDS encoding NAD(P)-dependent oxidoreductase: protein MKIALIGATGFVGSALLQEALGRGHEVTAIVRDPEKLPPHRHLLPRKADIYQADEVARVVGGHDAVISAFNPGWGNPDIFNLQVKGAKAIIDGTKKAGVKRLLFVGGAGSLEVTPGVQAVDLPGFPAEYKQGALATREALNLLRKEPDLDWSFLSPSADLSPGQRTGTFRLGTDQMLKDANGQSRISTQDYAMAMIDEVERPAHIRQRFTVGY, encoded by the coding sequence GTGAAAATCGCATTGATCGGCGCCACGGGATTCGTCGGATCGGCTCTGTTGCAGGAAGCCTTGGGCCGCGGCCATGAGGTCACGGCCATTGTGCGAGATCCGGAAAAATTGCCGCCGCACCGGCATCTTCTTCCCCGGAAAGCCGATATCTACCAGGCCGATGAGGTCGCTCGTGTGGTAGGCGGTCACGACGCCGTTATCAGCGCGTTCAATCCAGGATGGGGCAATCCAGACATCTTCAATCTTCAGGTCAAGGGCGCCAAAGCCATTATCGATGGCACGAAAAAGGCCGGCGTGAAGCGATTGCTGTTCGTCGGCGGGGCGGGTAGCTTGGAAGTCACACCAGGTGTGCAGGCCGTGGATCTGCCGGGCTTTCCCGCGGAATATAAGCAAGGAGCGCTGGCAACTCGCGAAGCCCTGAACCTACTGCGGAAAGAACCGGATTTGGATTGGTCGTTTCTCTCTCCTTCCGCCGATCTCTCACCAGGCCAACGGACAGGCACGTTCCGGCTCGGCACGGATCAGATGTTGAAAGATGCGAACGGACAAAGCCGTATCTCGACGCAGGATTATGCCATGGCCATGATCGACGAGGTGGAACGGCCGGCTCACATCCGACAACGTTTCACGGTCGGGTATTAG
- a CDS encoding catalase family peroxidase, translated as MWRSLAAIATLAAVLAIPASVIAQEAPASQKSLAEQLVDAFNGVFGVHPGMRANHPKGIVLEGTFTPAASAASVSKAAHLQKKKAPIPVTVRFSAGSGQPTVPDTNQMPRGMAVKFSLPDGSKTDLVVLSFNGFPVATAEEFRDFLLAIAASGPDAPKPTAIEKFLAAHPTAKNFVESPKPQPVSYATLPYFGINAFKFTNAKGAVTFGRYQLRPVAGEHYLTQEQLATMEPDYLSTEIRERVRRGPAKFTLLLQVAEKDDKIDDPSIAWPDSRKQIELGTITITKAVADSHTAEKKLLFMPGALVPGIEAADPMIAARSASYVVSLSRRAQAQ; from the coding sequence ATGTGGAGATCACTCGCCGCCATCGCCACGCTCGCTGCTGTGCTAGCCATCCCCGCTTCTGTCATCGCTCAAGAAGCACCCGCGAGTCAGAAATCGCTGGCTGAACAACTTGTCGATGCCTTCAACGGCGTGTTCGGTGTTCATCCCGGCATGCGCGCGAATCACCCGAAGGGCATTGTTTTGGAAGGCACGTTCACGCCTGCCGCCTCAGCGGCATCGGTGAGCAAGGCGGCTCACCTGCAAAAGAAGAAGGCGCCGATTCCGGTGACGGTGCGGTTCTCTGCCGGCTCGGGGCAGCCGACCGTCCCGGACACGAACCAGATGCCGCGCGGCATGGCCGTCAAATTTTCACTGCCCGACGGGTCGAAGACTGATCTGGTGGTCTTGTCCTTCAATGGATTTCCGGTTGCCACGGCGGAAGAGTTCAGGGACTTTCTCCTCGCAATTGCGGCGAGCGGACCCGACGCTCCCAAACCCACTGCCATCGAGAAGTTTCTCGCAGCTCATCCGACGGCAAAGAATTTCGTGGAGAGCCCGAAGCCACAGCCGGTCAGTTATGCCACGCTGCCCTATTTCGGCATCAACGCGTTCAAGTTCACCAATGCGAAAGGGGCAGTCACTTTCGGTCGCTACCAGCTCCGACCCGTGGCCGGCGAGCACTATCTCACCCAGGAGCAGCTGGCCACGATGGAGCCCGATTATCTGAGCACAGAGATACGCGAACGGGTTCGCCGTGGTCCCGCCAAGTTCACATTGCTCCTACAAGTGGCAGAGAAAGACGACAAGATCGACGATCCCTCCATTGCATGGCCGGACAGTCGAAAACAGATCGAACTGGGTACGATCACCATCACGAAAGCAGTGGCAGACAGCCACACTGCCGAAAAGAAGTTGCTCTTCATGCCGGGAGCGTTGGTGCCCGGTATCGAAGCAGCCGATCCGATGATCGCCGCCCGTTCGGCATCCTACGTCGTGTCCCTGTCGCGCCGGGCCCAGGCGCAATGA
- a CDS encoding MBL fold metallo-hydrolase, whose product MVSVPLTNLKNDSINPDDAILLFDSGGHKVYWIGTHTGGDEIECNTYLIIDGNEGYILEPGGFDRFPQVFKKVCLLLSPNSITHLFFSHQDPDICASFPSWTKWNEDIKLVVSSLWTRFMLHYESRDLSGKAHPLNFLKVPDEGLSIPLKEGGRLDCISAPFLHSPGNILVHDTVSGFLFSGDVGAAMYKDQAFRLVIDDWTLHTQAMQGFHQRYMSSNRAVAGMNKQLAPLPITAILPQHGCIFRGEEVSRFTQWLGKLPVGADYFYPDVA is encoded by the coding sequence ATGGTTTCTGTTCCGCTGACCAATCTCAAGAATGATTCGATCAACCCCGACGACGCCATCCTGCTGTTCGACAGCGGTGGTCACAAGGTCTACTGGATCGGCACTCACACTGGAGGAGATGAGATTGAGTGCAACACCTATCTGATCATCGACGGAAACGAAGGCTACATTCTTGAACCGGGCGGGTTCGACCGGTTTCCACAAGTGTTCAAAAAAGTGTGTCTCCTCCTCAGCCCGAATAGCATCACCCACCTGTTCTTCAGCCACCAAGATCCCGATATCTGTGCCTCATTTCCCAGCTGGACCAAGTGGAATGAAGACATCAAGCTGGTCGTGTCGAGCTTATGGACTCGGTTCATGCTGCATTACGAATCCAGAGATTTGAGCGGAAAGGCGCACCCTCTCAATTTTCTCAAAGTGCCGGACGAGGGCCTTTCGATCCCGTTGAAAGAAGGCGGCCGACTCGATTGTATCTCCGCGCCCTTTCTTCACTCCCCCGGTAATATTCTTGTTCATGATACGGTCAGCGGGTTCCTGTTTTCTGGAGATGTCGGAGCAGCCATGTATAAGGACCAGGCATTCAGGCTCGTGATCGATGATTGGACCCTGCATACCCAAGCCATGCAGGGATTCCATCAGCGCTATATGTCCAGCAACCGAGCTGTCGCCGGGATGAACAAACAACTCGCGCCACTGCCGATCACGGCGATTCTTCCTCAGCACGGATGCATTTTTCGTGGGGAAGAGGTCTCGCGCTTCACGCAATGGCTCGGCAAACTCCCCGTCGGAGCCGACTATTTCTATCCCGACGTCGCCTAA
- a CDS encoding YnfA family protein, which translates to MLIPQSIALFVVAGLFEIGGGYLVWQWWRNGSHWSVGLLGAVILILYGIVPTYQPSHFGRVYAAYGGWFIILSILWGWLVDHVEPDRFDVIGAMVCLVGVAVMMYWPR; encoded by the coding sequence ATGCTCATCCCACAATCGATAGCCTTGTTCGTGGTGGCGGGTCTGTTCGAAATCGGCGGCGGATATTTGGTTTGGCAATGGTGGCGAAACGGCAGTCACTGGAGCGTCGGCCTCCTGGGCGCTGTCATCTTAATTCTCTACGGCATCGTGCCGACCTATCAGCCCTCGCACTTCGGCCGGGTGTATGCCGCCTACGGCGGCTGGTTCATCATCTTGTCCATCCTCTGGGGATGGCTGGTCGATCACGTAGAGCCGGATCGATTCGATGTCATCGGCGCGATGGTGTGCCTGGTGGGCGTGGCGGTGATGATGTATTGGCCTAGGTGA
- a CDS encoding radical SAM protein: MRVEYTKGERASRELIMLQRQSSEAAAGRKMKVMLIFPPDWFPSEPYLSLPSLTAVLRQAGHQVVQKDINLEMWDWYFSEDFLKKVLRKVPQQLDRLRKLAKKRELEDWEQDLQLQLCEVSRQRIDELIKKAEQAKAIIRGEIFYEIDQLEWAIQVFREVTAVISLVYAPARICMPPMETNLSYKVFVSSEVMEAVNDTQVNVYRDVFEQLVKPAIEAEQPDVIGISIVLQQQMFSSMTFCALIKQHFPHIHVTIGGNTVTRLRDVLPQSPLFQYFDSAVVYEGETAFVQLVSAVGAKQSLADVPNTIYKDATGVHVSATSFAEDMQTLPPPDFDGLPLEKYFVPTKILPYLATRGCYWGRCEFCDHGEGYTAGYRSKKIQDVLAEITYLRDKYGARHFHFTDESYPPALFRKLARGLIDSNMGIVWTTHMRFEKSLLEDQVWQDAKDSGCKYLHFGYESGNERVLRLMDKATTTEIMTKHLKYTAEAGIWNHCMGFFGFPGETREEAWSSVQFLEQNKDHVHSLGFGTFDLGRHNPVAKNPEKFGVTAYKNPEWDLALDYYFTVKQGLSIEEAERVFEEFERNHNPGWDLRLFIREYIFLYIARFGLQKLPDLQYRAAKIAGAVPTLAGKM; this comes from the coding sequence ATGCGGGTTGAGTACACAAAGGGCGAGCGGGCGTCGCGCGAGCTGATCATGCTCCAGCGCCAGTCGTCCGAAGCCGCCGCCGGCCGGAAGATGAAGGTCATGCTCATCTTTCCTCCGGACTGGTTCCCGTCCGAACCCTATCTGAGTCTTCCGTCCCTCACCGCCGTCCTCCGCCAAGCCGGGCATCAGGTCGTTCAAAAAGACATCAATCTCGAAATGTGGGATTGGTACTTCAGCGAAGACTTTCTCAAGAAGGTTTTGCGCAAGGTGCCGCAGCAGCTCGATCGTTTGAGGAAGCTGGCGAAGAAGCGCGAGTTAGAGGACTGGGAGCAGGATCTTCAGCTGCAACTCTGCGAAGTAAGCCGCCAGCGCATCGATGAGCTGATCAAGAAGGCGGAACAGGCCAAGGCGATCATTCGCGGTGAAATATTCTACGAAATCGATCAGTTGGAGTGGGCGATTCAAGTTTTTCGTGAAGTCACGGCGGTGATCTCGCTGGTCTATGCGCCGGCACGGATTTGCATGCCGCCGATGGAGACCAATCTCTCCTATAAGGTGTTCGTCTCCAGTGAAGTGATGGAGGCGGTGAACGACACCCAGGTGAACGTCTACCGCGATGTGTTCGAGCAGCTCGTGAAGCCGGCCATCGAGGCGGAGCAGCCGGATGTGATCGGCATCTCGATCGTGTTGCAGCAGCAGATGTTCTCCTCCATGACCTTCTGCGCGCTCATCAAGCAGCACTTTCCCCACATTCATGTGACGATCGGCGGTAATACGGTCACGCGTCTGCGCGACGTGCTCCCGCAGTCGCCGTTGTTTCAGTACTTCGATAGTGCCGTGGTCTATGAAGGGGAGACGGCGTTCGTGCAACTCGTGTCGGCGGTCGGCGCGAAGCAGAGTCTGGCCGATGTGCCCAACACCATCTATAAAGATGCGACCGGCGTGCATGTGTCCGCGACGAGTTTCGCCGAAGACATGCAGACCCTGCCGCCACCGGACTTCGACGGCCTGCCGCTGGAGAAATATTTCGTCCCCACGAAGATCTTGCCTTATCTGGCGACGCGCGGCTGCTACTGGGGCCGCTGCGAGTTTTGCGACCATGGCGAAGGCTATACGGCGGGCTACCGCTCGAAGAAGATTCAAGACGTGCTGGCGGAGATCACGTACCTGCGCGACAAGTACGGGGCGAGACATTTTCACTTCACCGATGAGTCCTACCCGCCGGCGCTGTTCAGAAAACTCGCACGCGGCCTGATCGACAGCAACATGGGGATCGTCTGGACGACGCACATGCGGTTCGAGAAGAGCCTGCTGGAAGATCAGGTCTGGCAGGACGCGAAGGACAGCGGCTGCAAGTATCTCCACTTCGGCTACGAGTCGGGCAATGAGCGGGTGCTCAGGCTGATGGACAAGGCTACGACCACCGAAATCATGACGAAACACTTGAAGTATACCGCCGAGGCCGGCATCTGGAATCATTGTATGGGCTTCTTCGGGTTCCCCGGCGAGACGCGCGAGGAAGCCTGGTCCTCCGTGCAGTTTCTGGAGCAGAACAAGGATCACGTCCATTCGCTTGGGTTCGGCACGTTCGATCTCGGCCGGCACAATCCGGTGGCGAAGAACCCGGAGAAGTTCGGGGTCACGGCTTACAAAAATCCGGAGTGGGATCTGGCGCTGGATTATTACTTCACGGTGAAGCAGGGCTTGAGCATTGAAGAGGCAGAGCGGGTGTTCGAGGAGTTCGAGCGGAACCACAACCCGGGCTGGGACCTGCGGCTGTTCATCCGCGAATACATTTTTCTCTACATCGCGCGCTTCGGGTTGCAGAAGTTGCCGGATCTTCAGTATCGCGCGGCGAAAATCGCCGGGGCCGTGCCGACGCTGGCGGGGAAGATGTAG